The Montipora foliosa isolate CH-2021 chromosome 1, ASM3666993v2, whole genome shotgun sequence genome has a window encoding:
- the LOC137997685 gene encoding uncharacterized protein, which yields MEKIKMELTRTFLEKWVSENIERTSDTEKITTVTKLPPQSVLEKIEKELSASQPAKPLKAVVQFAMYGNFNIEGIRVLKRFHRLKRLRAEVSFEKTWLEKAFKNTNFAKKVAEALLDRWNLEGNYLASYDNYRISSQELSLLCGERYLSDEIINFLGQKYCDKANEESQMYQNILLPSYLSTGNVLKTVVERICHQNDMESVANMFLPVHMNSCHWGLAMFSIKNKTVFFDDGYHCPIPKELKQNANRIIDIIFQTTGNDKFNPSSWCDIRKFIVPLPDQPSAVTGSPEGSGSCAVAVICAIRDLCNGKTGSFSWTYQDATKLRAELMLEILDLRI from the exons ATGGAAAAGATTAAG ATGGAGTTGACGCGAACATTTTTGGAGAAGTGGGTGTCAGAAAATATAGAGAGGACATCTGACACTGAAAAGATTACCACAG taacaaaacTACCACCTCAGTCAGTACTGGAGAAAATCGAGAAAGAATTGTCAGCATCCCAGCCTGCGAAACCTCTCAAAGCTGTTGTACAATTTGCAATGTATGGCAATTTTAACATCGAGGGTATTCGAGTCTTAAAGCGTTTCCATCGCCTGAAGCGTCTACGTGCTGAAGTCTCTTTCGAGAAAACATGGCTAGAAAAGGCATTCAAGAACACTAACTTCGCCAAAAAAGTAGCAGAAGCTCTCTTAGACCGATGGAATCTTGAAGGCAATTATTTAGCATCATATGACAACTACAGGATTTCATCACAGGAACTGTCGCTTTTGTGTGGAGAAAGGTATTTGTCAGATGAAATAATCAATTTCCTCGGTCAGAAGTACTGTGACAAGGCAAATGAAGAAAGTCAAATGTATCAGAACATCCTCCTGCCTTCTTATCTCTCGACTGGAAATGTGCTTAAAACCGTTGTTGAGCGCATATGTCATCAAAACGACATGGAAAGCGTGGCGAACATGTTCTTGCCTGTCCACATGAACTCGTGCCACTGGGGACTCGCAATGTTTTCAATAAAGAACAAAACAGTGTTCTTTGATGATGGCTACCACTGCCCAATACCTAAAGAACTCAAACAGAATGCAAATAGAATAATAGATATCATTTTTCAAACAACTGGCAATGATAAGTTCAATCCCTCAAGCTGGTGCGACATTAGGAAGTTTATTGTTCCACTACCGGATCAACCTTCCGCTGTAACTGGATCACCAGAGGGTAGTGGGAGCTGTGCCGTGGCCGTAATTTGCGCTATACGCGATCTTTGCAACGGAAAAACAGGTTCATTTTCTTGGACGTACCAGGATGCTACAAAACTGCGTGCCGAGTTGATGCTGGAGATTTTGGATCTACGTATCTAA